The Sylvia atricapilla isolate bSylAtr1 unplaced genomic scaffold, bSylAtr1.pri scaffold_68_arrow_ctg1, whole genome shotgun sequence genomic sequence TCTATAGAATTTCAAGCTCCTAGCAGAGAGATACTGTTTCAACCCATGACACAAGtgttgcctgcaggtgtgttcGCAGGACCAAGACTCATTTCTCAAGGGAACTAGTCCTGAAACAATGGGTCCTACCCGCTGCTAGAACAGGCTTGTCCTCTTTGGAACCAGCACGTCACTACTTGTTTGCAACGGACTTCCTCTACTATCCTGTACCTGTTCTCTCAACTATCCCTTTCCCCCACAGCGGACCTCTAAAGGACTATAAAGACCCCTGAGTAAAGCAAAGACTTTGAGATCTCTCCATGGAAGAAGGTGGATCTACTGGCCGGACTATGAGGATTTCGTCTCTCCGTTGGTAGCTATTACCCaccccctttctctctctctctctctctctctctcctttatttccttcctgATCCTTCTATCACATTTGCTGTTGGCACTCAAtaaaggtgaattttttttgATTAATATTGAATTCCCCTCTGTGTTGTTTAtgcactctgagatcagttAACGAACCATCACGACCCCCGCTTGCATTAGTGGATCGTGACATTGAATTGGCGTCACGGACAGGATTCTGACAGACAGAGGGGTTTGCAGGGTTGTGTGTAGTCTGTAACAGGGGAAGGATATTTCACTCCAGAAGCACCTAGCTCGACACCCTGAAAAGGGTGAGCGGTGTCTAGAAAGCAAGGGGGGTGACTCGAATTTCCCGCAAACTGCACATGCCTAGGTGAAAAGAATCCTCACACTCAACTGAGGGCACTGTCTTCAGAATTTCACAAAAGATCTCATAGTGCAAAAGGGGAaagtgttttgtgtgtgtgtgtgaatctGGACTGCTTGGTGTAAGGAAGAGACAACCATAAGTAACTTAAGGAGTACCTCTCAGGCAGATTTGGTCTCTTCACCCACCCAGGGAGGCGAAGGGAGACAGCaagagctgtgtgtttgtgtaacTAAGTCTTAACTCGCTTTAGGGTTTTTTGATCCCTTCACAAAATGACTGAAAACTCTAGTGCAAAAGacaaaagctgcattttatGCTCTGTTAGCAAAACACAGTGCTGGACACTCTCCTGAAATTGAATGGTGGGCTCAGGATAAATGGTTTCATTTGGAGAGTGCGATTGATAGAATATGTTTTTTacaacatgaaagaaaacatagATTTGGCTGAGATAAAGTCataatttgttctgttttaggAGCATGCCTTATGGCCGCTATAGAAAACCACTTTAAGCGGCGTAATGAAGAGGAAACAATTATAGATTCTCTTCAAAACTTAGTGGGAATTTTGCAGAAACAATTAGATGAAGAAGGGAATGAAAATCGTCTGCTACGAGCTGCCCTGAGAAATGAATAttctgaaaattcagaataCTGACTCCCTaaaggaggcagagggaaaagaaactcCCCACATTAATGAAATATATTCCCAGAAGGAATTGAGATTAGTAAATAATTGTGGGGAAAACTGCTGCCCTCATTTGAGACCCTTGGTTAAAACagaatataattatattaatgaTGAAGATTTTGAGCTGCATATCACAACTAAACAAATACCATACAGTGCCACTAAGTTGGCTAAGTTAAAGAAAGAATATGGCCGGCTCCCACAAgaatcagaaacaaaatatgtCTTTCAAGTGTCCCTCAGTGGTGGAgatcaaattaaattaactgAACAGGAGGCCAGTGGATATTGGGGACATGAAGTTTTCTTAACAACAGGAGACAAATGTTACACATTGTTCCCTGACACAGCGTGCAGCATTCTGGGCTGGGGGAATTAATCCTTTGGAAAGGGGAGACCCTTTAGCTATAGTTAGTACCCCCTAACAACTTTTGGAAAGCGTGCTCTCTCGGTTTGGGAAGACTtgtatctgccagggaaaagctggagtttcccttggaatggagaatgtaaaccatgcgccccccccccccccccccccccatttttttttccaattataaatttgcagttaggggcttttaggcaaaagatttggagatagaaatagcagttctttactagtatgtataacaaagcagacaaaaccaacaactacagcattaataacaaaaacagtaccaagaaccttgagggctttgcttcacaaaaacccagggcagtttggtctcggtaCCCCTATAGGATCCTCAGAACACCAAGCTGGAACACTGgaaagtcccgggctggtagctgggatggcaggatgtcccggcaggcGGGGacagggtgtcctggcagggcagggggtgcagggtcacattgtagcaagaggagcagtgctgatgaaACCACAACAGCGGGGCaagggctggccctgcccagctcctgtagggcagcagaggagcttgGAATCCCAcggcgagcagatgatggtagatttcccaggattGGACCCCTCCAGCGACAGTGAACTCCTCTCCCAGCAAGCAGCAACCCAGccattctctctccccaaaTGCTGAAGAGAGCTCAGTCCTTTACCTGCCCCCCAAAACTCGCATTATCTCTCCCTCCGAGCTTTGgccacccctttgttttggtTGAGCactcttaagtatccaacactcagtttccttggtaacttatggagaaaaaattctttagagtaaaaaaggaacaaacctcaCCCCCAACATATAACCCATCAGGTTTGTGGACAGGCAGGATAAAATCAGATTGGCACTCCCTCAGCAACCCTAGCTGTAAAAAATTTTCAATTATTGTGCTAattcctcctcatcttcctttCTTAAGGGATACTGCTTGATTCTAACtggttgttttcttcctgcagtcAGGGCCATCACAGGTGGGCCCCAACTGGTGGCTGCGTTGGTGTCTGGTCAAGTGAGAGCTCCTGGGGAAGCTCTTCCTACACTCCGGACACTCGAAGGGCCTCTCCTGGGTGTGGATGCATCGGTGGGTGAGGAGGCTGAAGTTGCGGGTGAAGCCCTTCCCGCAGTCGGGGCAGCGGAAGGGCCTCTCCCCTGTGTGTGTGCGCTGGTGCTTGAGGAGATCCGAACTGCTCCGAGCCTTTTTCCCACACTTGGAACACTCGTAGGGCCATTCCCCAGTGTGGATCTTCTGGTGGGAGATCAGATTGGACCGAACGCTGAAGCTTTTCCCACATTCCAAACATGTGTAGGGCCGTTCCCCAGTGTGCACGCGCGAGTGGGTGATGAGGCCAGAGCTGTCTctaaagctcttcccacattccccacaGTTGTAGGGCCGTTCCCCAGTGTGGACCTTCTGGTGCCAGAGCAGGTGGGAATTGTcgctgaagctcttcccacaaTCCCAGCACTTAAAGGGCTGTCCCCCTACGTGCACCTGCTGATGGTAGAGGAAGTGGGAGCCATGTCTCTgcctcttcccacactcccGATACTCGTTGGGCCATTCCCACGTGTGCACCTGAAGGTGGGTGAGGAGGTTGAAGCTCTGGCTGAAACTCTTCCCAGATGCCAAGCTTATTGTGCGGTTTCTCTCCATCATCCTGAAGGAGCTCAGGGACATCAGGTCTGAGCTCTGGCGAAAGCTCCAGCCAGGGAGGGTCTTTCCTCCTCAGAGCACCCTGACCTGGGTTTGCAGCCCCTCCTTTTTATGCGTGATCTCCTGGGCTTTTCCTCCGTTGGATTCCTGTGGCATTAAGCAGCTCAAAACGGCCTCTTCCATGAGGTTCTGCTGCAGGGATTTGTCCTCCCTGGGCTCCATCCTCACTCCCTTGTCTGGAAGAGAAAGGACAAGAAGAGGATGGGATTTGTCTCTGCcacagggaagaggaaggagattCCCCCAATGCATCTCTGACAAGACAGCATTGGCAGCAGGGttgtcctgcagctgggagctaggctgggctgggaggtggaGCAGGAGACAGAG encodes the following:
- the LOC136374987 gene encoding zinc finger protein 154-like; the encoded protein is MAEEEAVRKRKMAQEPQADKGVRMEPREDKSLQQNLMEEAVLSCLMPQESNGGKAQEITHKKEGLQTQVHTWEWPNEYRECGKRQRHGSHFLYHQQVHVGGQPFKCWDCGKSFSDNSHLLWHQKVHTGERPYNCGECGKSFRDSSGLITHSRVHTGERPYTCLECGKSFSVRSNLISHQKIHTGEWPYECSKCGKKARSSSDLLKHQRTHTGERPFRCPDCGKGFTRNFSLLTHRCIHTQERPFECPECRKSFPRSSHLTRHQRSHQLGPTCDGPDCRKKTTS